The following are from one region of the [Limnothrix rosea] IAM M-220 genome:
- a CDS encoding rod shape-determining protein, whose protein sequence is MGLFSRLSFSRDMGIDLGTANTLVYVSGKGIVLEEPSVVAIHKDKGPLAVGLEAKKMLGRTPDNVVAIRPLRDGVIADFDTAELMLKHFIRRVHDGRNPLVRPRMVIGIPSGVTGVERRAVEEAAKEAGASEVYLIDEPVAAAIGAGLPVSEPTGNMIIDIGGGTTEVAVLSLQGTVLSESVRVAGDELSDSIMLYMKKVHNLVIGERTAEDIKIQLGSAYPTEDEEPIMEVRGLHLLSGLPRTVTIKAPEIRESMSEPLSVIVEAVKRTLERTPPELAADIIDRGIMLAGGGALLKGLDTLISHETGIVTHIAPDALSCVVLGTGRVLENFKNLERVFNSYARYE, encoded by the coding sequence GTGGGTTTATTTAGTCGCCTTTCATTTTCACGGGACATGGGTATTGATCTTGGCACAGCCAATACACTTGTCTATGTGTCCGGTAAGGGAATTGTGCTCGAAGAACCTTCCGTCGTTGCCATTCACAAAGACAAAGGCCCTTTAGCTGTCGGTCTAGAAGCCAAGAAAATGCTTGGTCGTACACCGGATAATGTCGTTGCGATTCGTCCCCTCAGAGATGGCGTTATCGCGGATTTTGACACTGCCGAGTTGATGTTGAAGCATTTTATTCGTCGTGTCCATGATGGTCGTAATCCCCTCGTTCGTCCCCGCATGGTCATTGGGATTCCGAGCGGTGTCACTGGTGTTGAACGTCGTGCTGTCGAGGAAGCAGCCAAGGAAGCAGGGGCAAGCGAAGTTTATTTGATTGATGAGCCTGTCGCGGCGGCGATCGGTGCAGGCCTACCCGTGTCAGAACCCACCGGCAACATGATTATTGACATTGGGGGTGGCACAACGGAAGTTGCTGTTCTCAGTTTGCAAGGCACTGTCCTCAGCGAATCAGTGCGAGTTGCCGGCGACGAACTGAGCGACTCCATCATGCTCTACATGAAAAAAGTCCATAATCTCGTTATTGGTGAACGTACCGCCGAAGACATTAAGATTCAGTTGGGTTCTGCCTATCCCACGGAAGACGAAGAACCAATTATGGAAGTGCGTGGTTTGCACCTCCTGTCGGGCTTGCCGAGAACTGTCACGATTAAAGCACCCGAAATCCGAGAAAGTATGTCCGAACCTTTATCGGTCATTGTTGAGGCGGTGAAACGTACCCTTGAACGTACTCCCCCTGAGTTGGCCGCAGACATCATTGACCGGGGCATTATGTTAGCTGGCGGCGGTGCTCTCCTGAAAGGTCTAGATACTCTAATTAGCCATGAGACGGGCATCGTGACTCACATTGCCCCCGATGCTCTCAGTTGCGTCGTTTTGGGGACAGGCCGTGTCCTTGAGAATTTCAAAAATCTAGAGCGTGTGTTTAATAGCTACGCTCGCTACGAGTAA